From the Rhodococcus sp. NBC_00297 genome, one window contains:
- a CDS encoding AAA family ATPase, producing the protein MRHALIIGKFYPPHVGHHAMVRFAATVADRVTVVVMAATVESVSLRDRVAWMTESHAGEKTVTITGIVCDAPIDHASRAVWAAQVACMRAALGNEPVDVVVTSEPYGEELARWFDARHVPFDLPRSTFPVSGTACRRNLAASWRCLDAPARAGLATRIVVVGSESTGTTTVAGALAAHFRQRWPDTECVDEFGRQDTLDKVAEAGSVDDIVWTGDDFARIARTQTAHEDAAARRGSPVLICDTDAFATTVWERRYLGPESHHAVADDRPAVYLVTDHHGVPFVQDGIRDGEQVRADMTGWFLDALTRTGRSWVLLTGSRAERLQLAIRVAEQELRRRTTFTAPLGGILEA; encoded by the coding sequence ATGAGGCACGCGCTGATCATCGGCAAGTTCTATCCGCCGCACGTCGGTCACCACGCGATGGTCCGGTTCGCCGCCACGGTGGCCGACCGGGTGACCGTCGTGGTGATGGCAGCCACCGTGGAGTCGGTGTCTCTGCGAGACCGTGTGGCGTGGATGACCGAGTCGCACGCAGGCGAGAAGACGGTCACGATCACCGGCATCGTCTGCGACGCACCGATCGACCACGCCTCACGGGCCGTGTGGGCGGCCCAGGTGGCGTGCATGCGCGCGGCCCTCGGGAACGAGCCCGTCGACGTGGTGGTCACCAGCGAGCCGTACGGCGAGGAACTGGCGCGGTGGTTCGACGCTCGACACGTGCCGTTCGATCTGCCGCGCAGCACCTTCCCGGTGTCCGGGACCGCGTGTCGTCGCAACCTCGCCGCCTCGTGGCGCTGCCTCGACGCGCCCGCCAGAGCCGGTCTGGCGACGCGCATCGTCGTGGTGGGTTCCGAGTCGACGGGCACCACCACTGTCGCCGGCGCGCTGGCTGCCCACTTCCGACAACGGTGGCCGGACACCGAGTGCGTCGACGAGTTCGGCCGGCAGGACACCCTCGACAAGGTCGCGGAGGCCGGGTCGGTCGACGACATCGTGTGGACCGGTGACGACTTCGCCCGCATCGCGCGCACCCAGACTGCCCACGAGGACGCGGCAGCGCGGCGCGGATCGCCTGTGCTGATCTGCGACACCGACGCGTTCGCGACGACGGTGTGGGAGCGGCGTTACCTCGGCCCCGAGTCACACCACGCTGTCGCCGACGATCGCCCCGCCGTGTATCTGGTGACGGATCATCATGGAGTTCCGTTCGTGCAGGACGGTATTCGTGACGGCGAACAAGTGCGGGCGGACATGACCGGGTGGTTCCTCGACGCGCTCACGCGCACCGGCCGGTCCTGGGTGTTGTTGACGGGGAGCCGTGCGGAGCGCCTGCAGTTGGCGATCCGGGTGGCGGAGCAGGAACTTCGGCGACGAACCACCTTCACGGCGCCGCTCGGCGGCATACTCGAGGCATGA
- the pnuC gene encoding nicotinamide riboside transporter PnuC yields the protein MTLIEWLGSTAFVSFGAPTSWVEVVGFVTGATCVVLVARQSVWNWPIGIANNLAFVLLFFGAGLFADAALQFVYIALAVSGWVLWVGGGTQGPLVVTSTSRREWWWLGAVGVTATLAMTWFLDTATTSVVPFWDAVTTVLSLLATWGQVTKRRESWFLWIAADVVYVPLYLYKDLVLTGVLYLGFIALCVAGLRAWTRSMTPAAVEVPA from the coding sequence ATGACCCTGATCGAGTGGCTCGGATCCACCGCGTTCGTGTCGTTCGGGGCACCGACGTCCTGGGTCGAGGTCGTCGGATTCGTCACGGGCGCAACCTGCGTCGTCCTGGTCGCACGGCAGTCGGTGTGGAACTGGCCCATCGGTATCGCCAACAACCTCGCGTTCGTCCTGCTGTTCTTCGGCGCCGGGTTGTTCGCCGACGCGGCGCTGCAGTTCGTCTACATCGCTCTCGCCGTGTCCGGATGGGTCCTGTGGGTCGGCGGCGGCACGCAGGGGCCGCTGGTGGTCACGTCCACCAGCCGTCGGGAATGGTGGTGGCTCGGCGCCGTCGGCGTGACGGCCACGCTGGCCATGACGTGGTTCCTCGACACCGCGACGACGTCGGTCGTGCCGTTCTGGGACGCGGTGACGACCGTGCTGTCACTGCTGGCGACGTGGGGCCAGGTGACGAAGCGTCGTGAGTCCTGGTTCCTGTGGATAGCCGCGGACGTCGTGTACGTGCCGCTCTATCTCTACAAGGACCTGGTGCTGACCGGTGTTCTCTATCTGGGATTCATCGCGCTGTGCGTTGCCGGGCTGCGAGCGTGGACACGGTCGATGACCCCCGCCGCCGTCGAGGTGCCGGCATGA
- a CDS encoding SOS response-associated peptidase, translating to MCGRYASTRSDDDLSSIFDAAVALGEAPEPSYNVAPTDPVRIVLERGEEARQLRTVRWGLIPSWAKDRKIASRLINARSETITEKPAFRKAAAKRRCLVPADGYYEWEKREGKKIPHFLHTDGVLAMAGLYELWPDPALPENDPGKWVWTTTVLTTTATDALGHIHDRSPVVVPADMRDAWLDPTLTDLGAVADLVQSMPEPHLSPYEVSTAVNSVRNNGPQLLEPVA from the coding sequence ATGTGCGGTCGCTACGCCAGTACCCGGTCCGACGACGACCTGTCGTCCATCTTCGATGCCGCCGTGGCGCTGGGGGAGGCGCCGGAACCGTCCTACAACGTGGCGCCCACGGATCCGGTGCGCATCGTGCTCGAGCGCGGGGAGGAAGCGCGCCAGCTGCGGACGGTCCGATGGGGTCTGATCCCGTCGTGGGCGAAGGACCGGAAGATCGCGAGCAGGCTGATCAACGCGCGGTCCGAGACCATCACCGAGAAGCCGGCGTTCCGCAAGGCCGCGGCGAAGCGGCGTTGCCTCGTTCCCGCCGACGGGTACTACGAGTGGGAGAAGCGCGAGGGGAAGAAGATCCCGCACTTCCTGCACACGGACGGTGTTCTCGCGATGGCGGGACTGTACGAGCTGTGGCCGGATCCCGCACTGCCCGAGAATGATCCGGGCAAGTGGGTGTGGACCACGACTGTGCTCACCACGACGGCCACCGACGCGCTGGGGCACATCCACGACCGGTCACCCGTCGTGGTGCCTGCGGACATGCGCGATGCCTGGTTGGACCCGACGCTGACCGATCTCGGCGCGGTGGCGGACCTGGTCCAGTCGATGCCCGAGCCGCACCTGTCTCCGTACGAGGTGAGCACGGCCGTCAACAGCGTGCGCAACAACGGGCCGCAGTTGCTCGAGCCGGTGGCCTGA
- a CDS encoding ABC transporter ATP-binding protein translates to MSTVDETPGALQSWGLSKQYDGSAPAVRDLSLFVPAGTLYGLVGPNGAGKTTFLSMATGIVRPSAGQVWIDGHDVWADPVAARGRVGLLPDGPSLPEALPGRRALHYVGVLHGLDPAVAHDRCEELLAVLDIAEAGDRAVSTYSAGMKKKIGLAAAMIHSPRLLVLDEPLEAVDPMSARTIRHLLESFVARGGTAMVSSHSMPLIEQMCSHVAILARGSLLAAGTIDDVRAGSTLEGALFDAVGGGDQTAELPWLGS, encoded by the coding sequence ATGTCGACCGTGGACGAGACACCCGGCGCGCTGCAGTCGTGGGGGCTGAGCAAGCAGTACGACGGGAGCGCACCGGCCGTGCGCGACCTGTCGTTGTTCGTGCCGGCCGGCACGCTGTACGGGCTGGTCGGACCCAACGGAGCAGGCAAGACCACGTTCCTGTCGATGGCGACGGGCATCGTGCGCCCGTCCGCCGGGCAGGTGTGGATCGACGGTCACGACGTGTGGGCCGATCCGGTCGCCGCCCGCGGGCGCGTCGGACTGCTTCCCGACGGGCCGTCCCTCCCCGAGGCCCTGCCCGGTCGGCGCGCACTGCACTACGTCGGAGTGCTGCACGGTCTCGATCCGGCGGTGGCGCACGATCGCTGCGAGGAACTGCTCGCGGTGCTGGACATCGCCGAGGCCGGCGACCGCGCGGTCTCCACGTACAGCGCCGGAATGAAGAAGAAGATCGGCCTGGCCGCGGCGATGATCCACTCGCCACGGCTCCTCGTGCTCGACGAGCCGCTGGAGGCGGTGGACCCCATGTCCGCCCGCACCATTCGGCACCTTCTCGAGAGTTTCGTCGCGCGGGGCGGCACCGCGATGGTGTCGAGCCACTCCATGCCGCTCATCGAGCAGATGTGCTCGCACGTGGCCATTCTCGCCCGCGGCTCTCTGCTGGCCGCCGGCACGATCGACGACGTGCGTGCCGGCAGCACCCTCGAGGGCGCGCTGTTCGACGCGGTCGGCGGCGGTGACCAAACGGCCGAGTTGCCATGGCTGGGCTCATGA
- the galT gene encoding galactose-1-phosphate uridylyltransferase produces the protein MTMHEPSTHVVRKTSTTLADGRELLYFDDSEPWVSGEKTRDLVDTRPLPASESLSQMRLDVLTGDWVVIAAQRMDRTFLPPPDASPLAPSRPGRPPTEIPAADYDVVVFENRFPSLAQSAAAQHLPSHVDGEELWPLAAGTGRCEVVCFASDPDASFASLDLHRVRTIVDVWADRTEALSVLPGVRQVVCFENRGREIGVTLTHPHGQIYAYPYLPQKTDAMIRQSRLHRERTGRSLLSDVLDTELRSGRRIVVDTEHWVAYVPAAARWPVEVHLAPRRAVPDLAALSTAERDALAGVYRALLRAVDDFFEGVDEVPYIAAWHQAPVGADRDLGRLHLQLFSMMRSPGRMKFLAGSESAMGAWINDTTPEAIADRFREVLA, from the coding sequence ATGACCATGCACGAACCGTCGACGCACGTCGTTCGCAAGACCAGCACCACCCTCGCCGACGGTCGAGAGTTGCTGTACTTCGACGACTCCGAGCCCTGGGTGTCCGGGGAGAAGACGCGGGACCTGGTGGACACGCGCCCCCTCCCCGCGTCGGAGTCGTTGTCGCAGATGCGACTCGACGTGCTCACCGGCGACTGGGTGGTCATCGCCGCGCAGCGGATGGACCGCACGTTTCTCCCACCGCCCGACGCGTCCCCGCTCGCGCCGAGCCGCCCGGGACGCCCACCCACCGAGATCCCCGCTGCCGACTACGACGTCGTGGTCTTCGAGAATCGCTTTCCCTCCCTCGCGCAGTCGGCAGCGGCGCAGCACCTTCCGTCGCACGTCGACGGCGAGGAGCTCTGGCCGCTCGCTGCCGGCACGGGCCGGTGCGAGGTGGTGTGTTTCGCCAGCGACCCCGACGCCTCCTTCGCCTCGCTCGACCTGCACCGGGTGCGCACCATCGTCGACGTGTGGGCCGACCGCACCGAGGCGCTGTCCGTCCTCCCCGGGGTGCGCCAGGTGGTCTGCTTCGAGAACCGGGGGCGGGAGATCGGGGTGACCCTCACTCACCCGCACGGGCAGATCTACGCCTACCCGTACCTGCCGCAGAAGACCGACGCGATGATCCGGCAGTCCCGGCTGCACCGGGAGCGCACCGGTCGCTCACTGCTGTCCGACGTACTGGACACCGAGCTGCGGTCCGGCCGCCGCATCGTCGTCGACACCGAGCACTGGGTGGCCTACGTGCCGGCGGCCGCCCGCTGGCCCGTCGAGGTGCACCTCGCCCCGCGCCGCGCCGTTCCCGATCTCGCTGCGTTGTCGACGGCCGAACGCGACGCGTTGGCCGGTGTGTATCGCGCTCTGCTGCGTGCGGTCGACGACTTCTTCGAGGGCGTCGACGAGGTGCCGTACATCGCCGCGTGGCACCAGGCTCCCGTCGGTGCGGACCGTGATCTGGGGCGTCTGCACCTGCAGCTGTTCTCGATGATGCGATCGCCGGGACGGATGAAGTTCCTGGCCGGATCCGAGTCCGCCATGGGCGCGTGGATCAACGACACCACACCCGAGGCCATCGCGGACAGGTTCCGGGAGGTGCTCGCGTGA
- the galK gene encoding galactokinase: MTAWLPVVDEAELADGAVERFRTTFGGEPDGVWIAPGRVNLIGEHVDYAGGLVLPFALPYVTAVAARRRDDAVLRAASTGSDMHWGIALSAIAPGSPDGWGAYVAGVSWALGLTMGADIAVHSSVPVGSGLSSSAALECAVAVALRDLFDLDADRRALIDACIRAENEIAGASTGGMDQSIAMLAEPGHALLLDCLDFSSRQIPLDLPDAEILVIDTNAPHRLVDGQYGRRRASIEKACADLGVTTLRGLDPEAAASAMTDQVSAARVRHVTSEIVRVEQAAELLNATPDLAALGALLTASHRSLRDDYEVSSPELDSAVRASLDAGAFGARMTGGGFGGSAIALVDRTRTEAVADAVTEAASAAGLPTPTFLTATPSGAAHRQR; the protein is encoded by the coding sequence GTGACCGCGTGGCTGCCGGTCGTCGACGAGGCCGAGCTCGCCGACGGTGCCGTCGAACGGTTCCGCACGACCTTCGGCGGCGAGCCGGACGGCGTCTGGATCGCGCCGGGACGGGTGAACCTGATCGGCGAGCACGTGGACTACGCGGGCGGGCTCGTCCTTCCCTTCGCGTTGCCCTACGTCACCGCGGTCGCGGCCCGCCGACGCGACGACGCAGTACTGCGGGCGGCGTCGACAGGCTCCGACATGCACTGGGGTATCGCACTGTCGGCCATCGCTCCCGGCAGCCCGGACGGGTGGGGCGCGTACGTCGCCGGCGTCTCGTGGGCGCTGGGGCTCACGATGGGCGCGGACATCGCGGTGCACTCGTCCGTCCCCGTGGGCTCCGGCCTGTCCAGCTCGGCTGCTCTCGAATGTGCTGTGGCGGTGGCACTCCGGGACCTGTTCGATCTCGACGCCGACCGGCGGGCACTGATCGACGCGTGCATCCGCGCCGAGAACGAGATCGCCGGCGCATCGACGGGCGGGATGGATCAGTCGATCGCGATGCTCGCGGAACCGGGCCACGCGCTGCTGCTGGACTGTCTCGACTTCTCCTCCCGGCAGATTCCGCTCGATCTCCCGGACGCGGAGATCCTCGTCATCGACACGAACGCACCGCATCGGCTGGTCGACGGTCAGTACGGCCGGCGGCGCGCGTCGATCGAGAAGGCGTGCGCCGACCTCGGCGTGACGACTCTGCGCGGTCTCGACCCGGAGGCGGCGGCGTCCGCGATGACCGACCAGGTGTCGGCGGCACGCGTCCGGCACGTCACCAGCGAGATCGTCCGCGTGGAGCAAGCGGCCGAACTCCTGAACGCCACACCCGATCTCGCGGCGTTGGGGGCGCTGCTGACCGCATCGCACCGATCACTGCGTGACGACTACGAGGTGAGCTCGCCCGAACTGGACTCCGCCGTCCGGGCATCGCTGGACGCCGGCGCGTTCGGCGCCCGGATGACCGGCGGCGGGTTCGGCGGTTCGGCCATCGCCCTGGTCGACCGGACGCGCACCGAGGCGGTCGCGGACGCGGTCACCGAGGCGGCATCGGCAGCCGGGCTGCCCACCCCCACCTTCCTCACCGCCACCCCGTCCGGGGCAGCGCACCGTCAGCGCTGA
- a CDS encoding DUF3068 domain-containing protein codes for MARPTLLRGSACVLLAIGSAAVVGAIMLPTYVEHRLAVTPLDIRTTTVAVTDPGTGGDVLDATSITRPGPLSVATGVPLVVQRFITTEDPSDADRVTFQSGATVRRADREGDAGLLTASVDRVTVDRRTSQPVDPVASLQTTVGKPAIPVPRTGYQQRFPFDTQPITYSVYDATAWTSFPAEFVEEISMDGLPIYHFRTQVTGADLSETTQSPINSVTLPASKWGLEGLGEQSITMKRYYSTVRDIYVEPRSGSLVGGREQPYQYFARDPAVPEVTVFKATLGLDEDGQKEQLDRARESATKLMWLTDRGPVLLWSVGGVGLVLGAALLVVSGRRSQR; via the coding sequence GTGGCGCGACCGACCCTCCTGCGCGGCAGCGCGTGTGTCCTGCTCGCGATCGGCAGTGCGGCCGTGGTGGGGGCGATCATGCTGCCCACCTACGTCGAGCATCGACTCGCCGTGACGCCCCTGGACATCCGCACCACGACGGTCGCGGTCACCGATCCGGGAACCGGCGGCGACGTGCTCGACGCGACGTCCATCACGCGGCCCGGCCCGCTTTCCGTGGCCACCGGGGTCCCGCTGGTGGTGCAGCGCTTCATCACCACCGAGGATCCGAGCGACGCGGATCGCGTGACGTTCCAGTCCGGCGCGACCGTGCGCCGTGCGGACCGGGAGGGCGATGCCGGTCTGCTGACCGCGTCGGTCGACCGGGTCACCGTCGATCGACGTACGTCGCAGCCGGTCGATCCGGTGGCGTCGTTGCAGACCACCGTCGGCAAGCCCGCCATCCCGGTGCCGCGGACCGGATATCAGCAGCGCTTCCCGTTCGACACCCAGCCGATCACGTACTCGGTCTACGACGCGACGGCCTGGACGAGCTTCCCTGCCGAGTTCGTCGAGGAGATCTCGATGGACGGGCTCCCGATCTACCACTTCCGCACGCAGGTCACCGGTGCCGATCTCTCCGAGACGACGCAGTCGCCGATCAACTCCGTGACGTTGCCCGCGTCGAAGTGGGGGCTCGAGGGGCTCGGTGAGCAGTCGATCACCATGAAGCGGTACTACTCCACCGTTCGCGACATCTACGTCGAGCCGCGCAGCGGCAGTCTCGTCGGCGGTCGTGAGCAGCCCTACCAGTACTTCGCGCGCGACCCTGCCGTTCCGGAGGTCACCGTGTTCAAGGCGACCCTCGGGCTCGACGAGGACGGGCAGAAGGAGCAGCTCGACCGCGCCCGCGAGTCGGCCACCAAGCTGATGTGGCTCACCGACCGCGGACCTGTGCTGCTGTGGTCCGTCGGGGGTGTCGGTCTGGTTCTGGGTGCGGCGCTACTCGTCGTCTCGGGTCGGCGTTCTCAGCGCTGA
- a CDS encoding DUF2613 domain-containing protein, translated as MAVRSVVVPAVASLLVGGVLSAGAVVGLTWSAEETVRPEPVVTADPSASVLGDVQYGSR; from the coding sequence GTGGCTGTGAGAAGTGTCGTGGTGCCGGCTGTGGCCAGCCTGCTCGTGGGTGGGGTGTTGTCCGCCGGCGCGGTAGTGGGCCTGACGTGGTCCGCCGAGGAGACCGTCCGGCCGGAGCCGGTGGTCACCGCCGATCCGTCGGCCTCGGTGCTCGGCGACGTGCAGTACGGGAGCAGGTGA
- a CDS encoding phage holin family protein, whose protein sequence is MNETRHTSDTGGPAPAAADLSTVQLVERLTQQVSTLVRTEVSSALDEVKSKGTKLGVGIGVSGAGALLLFLGLATLVATAVLGLATVLDPWLAALIVAVVLLIVGGILAKVGATKAKNAVPPAPAATVASVQRDVETVQNARKAHS, encoded by the coding sequence ATGAACGAAACCCGGCACACGAGCGATACGGGCGGCCCCGCGCCGGCCGCGGCCGATCTGTCCACCGTGCAATTGGTCGAGCGCCTGACCCAGCAGGTGAGCACGCTGGTGCGCACCGAGGTGAGCAGCGCACTCGACGAGGTCAAGTCGAAGGGCACCAAGCTCGGGGTCGGCATCGGTGTCTCCGGCGCCGGCGCCCTGCTGCTGTTCCTGGGCCTCGCGACCCTCGTCGCCACCGCCGTCCTCGGCCTGGCGACGGTCCTCGACCCGTGGCTCGCGGCACTGATCGTCGCCGTCGTCCTGCTGATCGTCGGCGGCATCCTCGCCAAGGTCGGCGCGACCAAGGCGAAGAATGCCGTTCCGCCTGCACCTGCCGCCACCGTCGCCAGCGTCCAGCGCGACGTCGAGACCGTCCAGAACGCCCGAAAGGCTCACTCATGA
- a CDS encoding DUF3618 domain-containing protein, whose protein sequence is MTDPKDASEPRHALRTEADAEPPSVEQQREELAETVEALAAKVDVPARVSAAAHESTEKVQEVAQQGVAKAQEGVAQVKENPQVAGISLAGALAAVVLVALVRRRRARTALRRQTVLDILAGR, encoded by the coding sequence ATGACCGACCCGAAGGACGCGTCCGAACCGCGTCACGCCCTGCGTACCGAGGCCGATGCCGAGCCGCCGTCCGTCGAGCAGCAGCGCGAGGAGCTGGCCGAGACCGTCGAGGCGCTCGCGGCCAAGGTCGACGTGCCCGCTCGCGTCTCCGCCGCGGCCCACGAGTCGACGGAGAAGGTGCAGGAGGTCGCTCAGCAGGGCGTCGCCAAGGCACAGGAGGGTGTCGCGCAGGTGAAGGAGAACCCGCAGGTCGCGGGCATCTCGCTCGCCGGTGCGCTCGCCGCCGTGGTCCTCGTGGCCCTGGTCCGCCGCCGCCGTGCGCGCACGGCGCTGCGCCGGCAGACCGTCCTCGACATCCTGGCCGGCCGATGA
- a CDS encoding DUF4235 domain-containing protein, whose protein sequence is MTSTSKAFYKPLSLATSIVGGLVAGQIFNQIYKRVGKNDAEMPDPKDLSRTNREVLIAAALHGVVYGLVKAGVDRAGAKGFRALAKEDPK, encoded by the coding sequence ATGACCAGCACGTCGAAGGCCTTCTACAAGCCACTCTCCCTGGCCACGAGCATCGTCGGTGGACTGGTCGCCGGACAGATCTTCAACCAGATCTACAAGCGCGTCGGCAAGAACGACGCCGAGATGCCTGATCCGAAGGACCTCTCACGCACCAACCGTGAGGTCCTGATCGCCGCAGCGCTGCACGGCGTCGTGTACGGGCTGGTCAAGGCCGGGGTCGACCGCGCCGGCGCCAAGGGATTTCGCGCACTCGCCAAGGAAGACCCCAAGTGA
- a CDS encoding pyridoxal phosphate-dependent aminotransferase: MADVSTSDTTPRQAGQRTLRPLEQSVKLQNVLYEIRGPVHAHAARLEAEGHRILKLNIGNPAPFGFEAPDVIVRDMIAALPTAQGYSESKGIMSARRAIVTRYELVDGFPFLDVDDIYLGNGVSELITMTMQALLDDGDEVLIPAPDYPLWTAMTTLSGGKAVHYRCDEENDWNPDLADIESKITDRTKALLVINPNNPTGAVYSKEVLRGIAALARKHSLLLLADEIYDKILYDGAQHVSMATMAPDLLCLTFNGLSKAYRVAGYRAGWLAITGPKDHAAGFLEGINLLASTRLCPNVPAQHAIQVALGGHQSIGDLILPGGRLLEQRDVAWEGLNAIPGVSCVKPRGALYAFPRLDPEVHEIHSDEKLVQDLLLQEKILVVQGTGFNWPDHDHLRIVTLPWARDLRTAIERFGNFLSSYRQ; the protein is encoded by the coding sequence ATGGCGGACGTGAGCACATCAGACACGACGCCGCGCCAGGCCGGCCAGCGCACGCTGCGCCCGCTCGAGCAGTCCGTCAAGCTGCAGAACGTCCTCTACGAGATCCGTGGACCCGTGCACGCCCACGCCGCCCGTCTCGAGGCCGAGGGCCACCGCATTCTGAAGCTCAACATCGGCAACCCGGCGCCGTTCGGCTTCGAGGCACCCGACGTCATCGTGCGCGACATGATCGCCGCGCTTCCCACGGCGCAGGGGTACTCCGAGTCCAAGGGCATCATGTCGGCCCGCCGCGCCATCGTCACCCGCTACGAGCTGGTCGACGGCTTCCCGTTCCTCGACGTCGACGACATCTACCTCGGCAACGGCGTGTCCGAGCTGATCACGATGACGATGCAGGCGCTGCTCGACGACGGCGACGAGGTCCTCATCCCGGCGCCCGACTACCCGCTGTGGACGGCGATGACGACGCTGTCCGGCGGCAAGGCGGTGCACTACCGCTGCGACGAGGAGAACGACTGGAACCCCGACCTCGCGGACATCGAGTCGAAGATCACCGATCGCACCAAGGCGCTCCTGGTCATCAACCCGAACAACCCGACGGGTGCGGTGTACTCGAAGGAGGTGCTGCGGGGGATCGCGGCGCTGGCACGCAAGCACAGCCTGTTGCTGCTGGCCGACGAGATCTACGACAAGATCCTCTACGACGGCGCCCAGCACGTGTCCATGGCGACGATGGCGCCGGACCTGCTGTGCCTCACCTTCAACGGTCTCTCCAAGGCCTACCGGGTGGCCGGATACCGCGCGGGCTGGCTCGCGATCACCGGACCCAAGGACCACGCCGCGGGCTTCCTGGAGGGCATCAATCTGCTGGCTTCCACCCGCCTGTGCCCCAATGTGCCTGCGCAGCATGCCATTCAGGTCGCACTCGGTGGCCACCAGAGCATCGGGGACCTCATCCTGCCGGGCGGGCGACTGCTCGAACAGCGTGACGTCGCGTGGGAGGGACTCAATGCCATTCCCGGCGTGAGCTGCGTCAAGCCGCGCGGTGCGCTGTACGCCTTCCCGCGCCTCGATCCCGAGGTGCACGAGATCCACAGCGACGAGAAGCTGGTGCAGGACCTGCTGCTGCAGGAGAAGATCCTGGTGGTGCAGGGAACCGGCTTCAACTGGCCCGACCACGATCACCTGCGCATCGTCACGCTGCCGTGGGCCCGCGATCTGCGCACGGCGATCGAACGGTTCGGCAACTTCCTGTCGTCGTACCGGCAGTGA
- the add gene encoding adenosine deaminase, which produces MTVRAFVEALPKVELHVHLEGSMWPSTLKALADKHQVEAIPRTEDTLREWFEFRDFPHFIEVYLTSIGVLRDPEDFARLAYDSLTALATHAVRYTEMHISLFGHLMRGVDAAAVFEGVEEGRLRAEAETGIVARWIPDFPGDFGTDAANRTLDAVLAHRVDSIVGFGIGGIEVPRAEFADVFARASAAGLHSLPHAGETGGPDSIWSALRDLGAERIGHGIAALGDPELVAHLIEHRIPLDVSPTSNIRTRVVESLDVHPLPAMIDAGLTVTLNSDDPSMFGTDLTTEYLAAHGMGLDGSALRSLALAGVDASYADADLKEQLRAEIAAVELPEV; this is translated from the coding sequence GTGACCGTCAGGGCGTTCGTCGAGGCGCTGCCCAAGGTGGAGCTGCACGTCCACCTCGAGGGGTCGATGTGGCCGAGCACGCTGAAGGCGCTGGCCGACAAGCATCAGGTCGAGGCCATCCCGCGGACGGAGGACACGCTGCGGGAGTGGTTCGAGTTCCGCGACTTCCCGCACTTCATCGAGGTGTACCTGACGTCGATCGGCGTGCTGCGCGATCCCGAGGACTTCGCGCGGCTCGCGTACGACAGCCTCACCGCGCTGGCGACGCACGCCGTGCGGTACACCGAGATGCACATCAGTCTCTTCGGGCACCTCATGCGTGGGGTGGACGCGGCGGCGGTGTTCGAGGGCGTCGAGGAGGGCCGGCTGCGTGCTGAGGCCGAGACCGGCATCGTCGCGCGCTGGATCCCCGATTTCCCGGGTGACTTCGGTACCGACGCCGCGAACCGCACCCTCGACGCCGTGCTGGCGCATCGCGTCGACTCGATCGTCGGATTCGGCATCGGGGGCATCGAGGTGCCGCGGGCGGAGTTCGCCGACGTGTTCGCGCGGGCGAGCGCGGCGGGACTGCACTCGCTCCCCCACGCGGGCGAGACCGGCGGGCCGGACAGCATCTGGTCGGCGCTGCGCGATCTGGGGGCCGAACGCATCGGCCACGGCATCGCCGCGCTCGGCGACCCCGAGCTCGTCGCGCACCTGATCGAGCACCGGATCCCGCTCGACGTGTCCCCCACCTCGAACATCCGGACCCGCGTCGTCGAGTCGCTCGACGTGCACCCGCTGCCGGCCATGATCGACGCGGGGCTGACGGTCACGCTCAACAGCGACGACCCGTCGATGTTCGGCACCGACCTCACCACCGAGTACCTCGCCGCACACGGCATGGGGCTGGACGGGTCGGCTCTGCGTTCGCTCGCCCTCGCGGGGGTGGACGCGTCGTACGCGGACGCGGACCTGAAGGAGCAGTTGCGGGCGGAGATCGCGGCGGTCGAACTCCCGGAGGTCTAG